The bacterium genome window below encodes:
- the citC gene encoding [citrate (pro-3S)-lyase] ligase codes for MDLADYQIRAIDLDDEADVADVRRFLAAHGFDYDAAAVDETLQLETVSGELAGVGSRQANVLKYVCVAERHRETAAAARLVTALSDRALRAGHDRVFVFTRPTTARLFAGLGFAVVATAPPLFALLEFGYASIADFQKKLAARRRRFEGRRVAGIVVNCNPFTRGHRHLVETAAARDDTVYVFVVEEDRSLFPFSVRFELVRRGLADLGNVEVLAGGPYIVSAATFPTYFLKSEQVGDVARGQAELDATIFAERIAPPLGIARRYVGTEPTCATTAAYNAALKRILPPRGVDVTEVPRLAADGAGDVISASKVRRAIWERRVDQLARYLPDVTRAYLSSEAARPIIRRIQALPRPA; via the coding sequence GTGGACCTCGCTGACTATCAGATCCGCGCGATCGATCTCGACGACGAAGCCGACGTCGCGGACGTGCGCCGCTTCCTCGCCGCGCACGGCTTCGACTACGACGCCGCGGCGGTGGACGAGACGCTGCAGCTCGAGACGGTCTCGGGGGAGCTGGCCGGCGTCGGCTCGCGGCAGGCGAACGTCCTCAAGTACGTCTGCGTGGCCGAGCGGCACCGCGAGACGGCGGCCGCGGCGCGCCTCGTGACCGCGCTCTCCGACCGCGCGCTGCGCGCCGGGCACGACCGGGTCTTCGTCTTCACGCGCCCGACGACGGCGCGGCTGTTCGCCGGCCTCGGCTTCGCGGTCGTCGCGACCGCCCCGCCGCTCTTCGCGCTGCTCGAGTTCGGCTACGCCTCGATCGCCGACTTCCAGAAGAAGCTCGCCGCGCGCCGCCGCCGCTTCGAGGGACGCCGCGTCGCGGGGATCGTCGTCAACTGCAACCCCTTCACGCGCGGCCACCGGCACCTCGTCGAGACCGCCGCCGCGCGCGATGACACGGTCTACGTCTTCGTCGTCGAGGAGGACCGCTCGCTCTTCCCGTTCTCGGTGCGGTTCGAGCTGGTCCGCCGCGGCCTCGCCGACCTCGGCAACGTCGAGGTCCTCGCCGGCGGCCCGTACATCGTCTCCGCCGCGACCTTCCCGACCTACTTCCTCAAGTCGGAGCAGGTCGGCGACGTCGCGCGCGGGCAGGCGGAGCTCGACGCGACGATCTTCGCCGAGCGGATCGCGCCGCCGCTGGGGATCGCGCGCCGCTACGTCGGCACCGAGCCGACCTGCGCCACGACCGCCGCGTACAACGCCGCGCTGAAGCGGATCCTCCCGCCGCGCGGCGTGGACGTGACGGAGGTCCCGCGCCTCGCCGCCGACGGGGCGGGGGACGTGATCAGCGCCTCGAAGGTCCGCCGCGCGATCTGGGAGCGGCGCGTGGACCAGCTCGCCCGCTACCTCCCCGACGTCACCCGCGCCTACCTCTCCTCCGAGGCCGCGCGCCCGATCATCCGCCGCATCCAGGCCCTGCCCCGTCCCGCCTGA